The sequence CCAAATGAAGTTCGGCGATGCGGGGCCGGTCTGGCAATATATCGCAATATAGATTCCACTCGGTCAGTAAAGCATCCACATAAGGGCCTTCAACAGCATGATTGCGGGTAATACGCTTGTTGCAGCCGCAAAACGTACACAGACTTTCGCAGTAGGGCAGGTGAATGTACAGGCTGATACCGGTAGTGCTGTTGCTGATTGAAAATGCCTGTTGCAGGTGGCGTACCCAGACGGTTTCGCTGAACGTGGTTTCGTCCCAGAACGGTACGGTCGGGTAGCTGGTGTAGCGCGGACCGGGTACATTGTATTTCTGAATTAGTGAGTTCATCGTCGTTTCAGGGAGCCGTTTTATCGGCCCCTGTACTCCCCGCAAAAATGGATCGGTTATGAGTGTCAAACCCTGAGCCGTATCAGGCCAACGGCTGATGGTGGTCAGGGTTTGGCTAGATATACCATGCCAACTTGCTTCAAAATTCAGAGGTATGAGCACAGCAACGATTCCATCGACCAGTTGCTATCATTGTGGTAACGATTGTGCAGGAAATAACATACTAGTCGACGACAAGCGCTTCTGTTGTGAAGGCTGCAAAACGGTGTATACGATTCTGAGCCAGCATCAGCTTTGTCAATATTATACGATAGAATCGGGAGGAGAGAGCCTTCGGCGAGGTAATACGCTCAAAGCCAATAACGGATCGCAGCCAGAACAATCGCGACTTGCGTTTCTGGACCATCCGGATATCATAGCACAACTGCTGGAGTTCTCCAACGAGTCGATTGCCAAAGTTACATTTTACATTCCGACCATTCATTGCAGTTCATGCCTTTGGCTGCTTGAACACCTTTACCGATTAAATTCCGGCATTCAGCAATCACGGGTGGATTTTCTGAAAAAACAGGTTCATCTTACCTATCAACCCGATAAGCTAACGCTGCGCCAGCTTGTTGAACTGCTCAGTTCCATCGGGTACGAACCGCTGATCAGCCTCAACGATGTGGTTAAAGAGCAGCAACAACCATCGGACCGGCCGCTCTTATACCGACTGGCTGTTGCTGGATTTTGTGCAGGTAATATCATGCTGTTCAGTTTTCCTGAATACCTTGGCCTCGACGATCCCGCGTTCACGCAGTTGTTTGGTATTCTTAATATCCTGCTCGCTTTGCCAGTCGTCATCTACTCCGCGTCGGGCTATTTCGAGTCCGTCTGGAAAAGCCTGAAAAAAGGGGCGATTAACATTGACTTTCCTATTTTGCTGGGTATTCTGGTAGCTTTTTTTCGGGGCACCTACGAAGTTCTGTTTTTGACGGGTGCGGGCTACTTCGATTCGCTGACGGGCCTGATTTTTTTTCTGTTATGTGGGAAGTGGTTTCAACAACGAACCCACGATTTTCTATCGTTCGAGCGAGATTACAAATCCTATTTCCCGCTTGCCGTGACACTACTTGGGCGGAGGGAAGAGCAAAATGCAAAGAGCGAGGAGCAAGAGGTAAAAGCGCCAATTGATACAATTATCCCCCAGGCTAGTCTCACTTCTTCAGAACAAATTGTACTCGTATCCCAGTTACGCAAAGGCGATCGCATTCGTATACGTAATCACGAACTGATTCCCGCCGATGGTCTTCTTTATAAAGGCAAGGCCATGATCGATTATAGTTTCGTAACCGGCGAATCGGAGCCGGAAGCGAAGCGGCTGGGCGCGTTAGTATACGCGGGTGGCAAACAACTGGGTGAAGCCATCGAGCTGGAGGTAGTACGCGATGTATCGCAAAGCTACTTAACCCAATTGTGGAATAACGATGCCTTCCGAAAAGAGAATTCATCCCGGATGCTCACCTTTGCCGACATCGTCGGAAAGTATTTTACCCTGACAGTCATTACGGTCGCAACCTTGGTCGGTCTATACTGGTATCATGAAGATCTGTCGCGTGCAATCAATGCTTTTACGGCCGTACTCATCATCGCCTGCCCGTGTGCGCTTTCATTATCATACCCATTTGCACTCGGCAGCGGGCTCCGTAAGTTGAGTCAGCATAAATTATATCTGAAAAACGCAGGCGTAATTGAGCAAATGGCTGCCTGCGACACGATCGTTTTTGATAAAACCGGCACGCTAACCAATACGGAGCAACACGATGTTCAGGAGTCGTTTTTGCAACCATTAACGGCCTACGAACGAGCACTTATTGCCTCGTTGGTCCAACAGTCGGTCCACCCGCTCAGTCGTAAGCTAACGGCTTATCTGGCAGATAGTCAGCCATTTCCAATTGACGGATTTGCTGAATTTCCAGGTCATGGTGTTCAGGGACTCGTCGATGGCTGGTTCATGAAAGTAGGATCGCGCTCCTTTGTCAATACGGATTACAATACATCGGTTGATACGGATGATCCCGCTGGAACAACGGTCCATATTTCTATTGCGCAGACGTACCGGGGGTGCTTTCAATTTTCTTCTCACTACCGGGCAGGAATTGATACGATGTTACAGGATTTGCGTGGGCCATACCGACTTTATCTGCTCTCGGGCGATACTAAATCTGCTCAGACGCAGTTAAAACATTGGTTTCCCAAAGCCGGGCAGATGCATTTCAATTGTCGTCCACAGGAAAAGTTAGCGTTTATTCAGCATCTACAGGCTCGGGGACGTCGGGTATTGATGGTCGGCGATGGGCTGAACGATGCCGGAGCGCTGAAACAGGCCGATGTTGGCATGGCCATTACCGATGATACGATTCAGTTCACACCTGCCAGCGATGCCATTCTGGAAGCATCTTCGTTGAATCAACTGCCTGCTATGTTACGATACACCCGTTTCGGAATGCGCGTGATCCGGTTCAGTTTTGGTATTTCACTCCTCTATAACTTCGTCGGTTTATCCTACGCGCTGACGGGCAACTTATCGCCCGTGGTAGCCGCAATTCTCATGCCCATCAGTTCGGCTACCATGCTGGCGATTGCTACGCTGGGTATGCGGGGATATAGCCGATGGAAATCTACCCAAATAGCCTGATAGACGTCTGATCGACTTGAATGGTTATCTTTGGGAATGCTCACCTCTTCCCGTATCAATGCTCAATTACTGGTCGTTGTATTTGCTCAATTTGCCGGCACTTCGCTCTGGTTTGCTGGTAATGCCATTCTTCCTGAACTTCAACATCTGCTAAAGACGGCGGGACTTACCAGCTGGATTACCTCGTCCGTCCAGATTGGTTTTATCTCCGGCACACTGATCTACGCGGTCTTGGCCATACCCGATCGTTTTCGCTCAACCCATGTTTTCCTCATCTCCGTAACGTTAGCGGCTGCGGTCAATCTGATCTGGCTGGTTCTCCCGCTAAAAGCAGAAACGGTTTTAGTCAGCCGATTCATGACCGGCTTCTTTCTGGCAGGTGTTTATCCGGTGGGTATGAAAATTGCAGCCGATCGATTCAGGCCCGTTCTAGGCCGGGCAATGGGTTTTCTGGTCGGTGCTCTGGTGCTGGGAACAGCCTTCCCGCACCTGATACGAGGTTTGGGGAGTAGCTTGCCGTATCGTACACTAATCGTATCGGTCAGTTTGCTGGCTATTAGCGGTGGAGTTTTGCTCGCTGTCGTTGTCCCCGCAAAATCCATACAGGCCAACGGTAATTTCTTTCGCTTCCAGGCACTGCTTTCACTATGGAAGCCCTCAGCCTTTCGCCCGGCTATGCTGGGTTATTTTGGCCATATGTGGGAGCTGTATACGCTTTGGGCTTTTCTGCCAACCCTGATTGGCTACTACAGACATCAACATCCCGACGCAGCCATAACGACTTCGTTATGGGCGTTCGGGGCTATCGCTGCGGGAGCTGCGGGCTGTGTGGGTGGTGGCTATTTTGCCTTACGGATCGGAAGCGCGCGAGTTGCCCAATGTCTATTGCTCACATCGGGTCTTTGTATCGCCCTGACGCCGTTTCTGGTGGCTGCACCGTACTATCTGTTCGGGCTGTTTCTGCTTGTCTGGGGAGTTGCAGCCGCTGGTGACTCTCCGCAATTTTCAACGCTGGTGGCCAGTCACGCTGCGGTCGACAATCGGGGTAGTATTCTAACGCTCGTTACCTGTTTTGGTTTTCTATTGACAGTGATATCCATCCAGCTGATGGACTGGCTGGTCGCTTATTTTGGTATATCGGGCGGGCTTTTTTACGTGCTGCTTCCCGGACCGATATTGGGTCTTTGGGCGATGCGCCAAATGGCGAGTCCTGATCGTTTGTAGCGCTGGCTATCGGGTAGTATTAGATAGAATCACATATAGGCTTCGTCGCGTCCTGTGCGCAACTTGATAATCTTAAGCCCATTCAGCACCTTTAGCAGCGGGTAGGCCGGGTCGAACTCGTGCCAGCGGAAGCCGCCAAAGTTGGCCCGACCGCCATATTTATGGTGATTGTTGTGGTATGATTCGCCCATCATCAGGAAATCGAACGGTAAGAGGTTTTTTGCCGTGTCGTCCAGCTTGAAATTGGTATATCCGTAACGGTGAGCATACCAGTTAATAATCGCTCCATGGACTGGCCCCATCAGAAACTGCACAGGTAATAATAGAAATAACCACGGCGATGTTGCAAACTGGATATAGATCAAGGTGTAGGCTGTTCCCCAGGCCAACCGAACCGGCCATCGATCACCGAAGCGTTCCATCCAGGGCCAGTTTGGTACTCCTTTTTTGAATTTTGCCGGAATCGTGTCCCGGTTATTCAGGATGTCATTGTAATAGATGCGGGTCTTCCACATCATATCGAACAGATTTTTTGAAAACTCCGGCGAATGTGGGTCCTGGTCCGTATCGGCGTGGGCATGGTGTAGGCGGTGCATGATTCCGTAAGCGCGTGGACTCAGAAAGGATGATCCCTGCCCGATGAAAGTCAGGACGTAAAATACTTTTTCCCAGCCTTTGCTCATGGTGAACATCTGATGGGCCGCGTAGCGATGAAGAAAGAGAGTTTGCATTAACACTGATAAGTACCAGTGCGCCAGAAAGAAAGCGAGAATGATCATTAGAAAAAACAGGAGGACAGGGCGTTTAAGCGCCACCGAATTAAAATAGATTCAGAGTTACCATAACCGATAAAAACTGATAACAGCCAGCTTTTATCCGGCTTAGTTCATCCATTAGGGAGCGCAAATGGGCATCGACGGCGAGGGTAGCGTATAGGCCAATCCGCGGTTCGCGGCAGGCCAGACGTTCCGAAGGACTACAAGCCACTCCTTCACAGATCATATCGAGCTTTAAGCGTTGAAATCGACTTTTCAGGTGGTTCAGATCACTGTAGTAATCAACCGCACGCTGGCGCAGGCTCTGATAATGTTGATAATCCAGCAAATCGGACAAAATCACCAGGAGCTGATCTATTTCCTGTTCGTTCTGAGCAATCGTCATTGTCCAAGTCTGGTGCTGGCAACGGCAGGTCTGGACCATTAAGGGTTCATCATCCTGAGGGAGCGTAATACGTGTGTCTGTCATAGCCTAAACGGAGTCGAGA comes from Spirosoma aureum and encodes:
- a CDS encoding heavy metal translocating P-type ATPase, coding for MSTATIPSTSCYHCGNDCAGNNILVDDKRFCCEGCKTVYTILSQHQLCQYYTIESGGESLRRGNTLKANNGSQPEQSRLAFLDHPDIIAQLLEFSNESIAKVTFYIPTIHCSSCLWLLEHLYRLNSGIQQSRVDFLKKQVHLTYQPDKLTLRQLVELLSSIGYEPLISLNDVVKEQQQPSDRPLLYRLAVAGFCAGNIMLFSFPEYLGLDDPAFTQLFGILNILLALPVVIYSASGYFESVWKSLKKGAINIDFPILLGILVAFFRGTYEVLFLTGAGYFDSLTGLIFFLLCGKWFQQRTHDFLSFERDYKSYFPLAVTLLGRREEQNAKSEEQEVKAPIDTIIPQASLTSSEQIVLVSQLRKGDRIRIRNHELIPADGLLYKGKAMIDYSFVTGESEPEAKRLGALVYAGGKQLGEAIELEVVRDVSQSYLTQLWNNDAFRKENSSRMLTFADIVGKYFTLTVITVATLVGLYWYHEDLSRAINAFTAVLIIACPCALSLSYPFALGSGLRKLSQHKLYLKNAGVIEQMAACDTIVFDKTGTLTNTEQHDVQESFLQPLTAYERALIASLVQQSVHPLSRKLTAYLADSQPFPIDGFAEFPGHGVQGLVDGWFMKVGSRSFVNTDYNTSVDTDDPAGTTVHISIAQTYRGCFQFSSHYRAGIDTMLQDLRGPYRLYLLSGDTKSAQTQLKHWFPKAGQMHFNCRPQEKLAFIQHLQARGRRVLMVGDGLNDAGALKQADVGMAITDDTIQFTPASDAILEASSLNQLPAMLRYTRFGMRVIRFSFGISLLYNFVGLSYALTGNLSPVVAAILMPISSATMLAIATLGMRGYSRWKSTQIA
- a CDS encoding MFS transporter, translating into MLTSSRINAQLLVVVFAQFAGTSLWFAGNAILPELQHLLKTAGLTSWITSSVQIGFISGTLIYAVLAIPDRFRSTHVFLISVTLAAAVNLIWLVLPLKAETVLVSRFMTGFFLAGVYPVGMKIAADRFRPVLGRAMGFLVGALVLGTAFPHLIRGLGSSLPYRTLIVSVSLLAISGGVLLAVVVPAKSIQANGNFFRFQALLSLWKPSAFRPAMLGYFGHMWELYTLWAFLPTLIGYYRHQHPDAAITTSLWAFGAIAAGAAGCVGGGYFALRIGSARVAQCLLLTSGLCIALTPFLVAAPYYLFGLFLLVWGVAAAGDSPQFSTLVASHAAVDNRGSILTLVTCFGFLLTVISIQLMDWLVAYFGISGGLFYVLLPGPILGLWAMRQMASPDRL
- a CDS encoding acyl-CoA desaturase, which codes for MIILAFFLAHWYLSVLMQTLFLHRYAAHQMFTMSKGWEKVFYVLTFIGQGSSFLSPRAYGIMHRLHHAHADTDQDPHSPEFSKNLFDMMWKTRIYYNDILNNRDTIPAKFKKGVPNWPWMERFGDRWPVRLAWGTAYTLIYIQFATSPWLFLLLPVQFLMGPVHGAIINWYAHRYGYTNFKLDDTAKNLLPFDFLMMGESYHNNHHKYGGRANFGGFRWHEFDPAYPLLKVLNGLKIIKLRTGRDEAYM